The DNA segment CAGTCCTCAGCCCCTCGTTTTTCGGAGTATCGTATGGGGATTGCTGACGCAAGAAAATTGCTTGATTCTGTTGCCTTGGCAGATAGTGTCATTCGTGCAATCAAAGCACGCACGAAGACAAACAAATCATTTCAAACGGAGGAACAACGCAACATATTGGCTGAAAGTGATACTTATCGGCAAACGCTGGATGTAATCCGAGGCTTACAATCAAAACCCGAATTATCAGAAAGTGAGAGGAGCGATGTAGAAAACGAACTGAATACGCTTCGTGGAATCGTCGCGCGTGCTGAGCGTCCCGCCACGAAAACAGAGGCGGAGCAGCTCAAGGCTAGTGCGGCATACAAGCGACTGCTTGCTGCGGCTGATAGAAAGTTTAAAAAGCTGAAAGCCACACTGATTCCGGATTGCCGTAAGTCTTGGAGAGGGCGACATGCGAGTTGGATATCAGCGGCCGTTGTTCTAGATGAAGACGGAACACCGCGATGGCCTTCGCTTTTGGGAACTGGTGGGAACGACGGAAACCTGGATTTCACCAATAACCTGATGCAGATTTTTTGTAGTCTGTTTGATCCCGAATCCCTTGAAGGACAATTTCGCCCAAAGGCCGACAAGCTACTTTTCAACTCATTGTGGTTGTCACCCGCAAATCAGTTGGAACCAAATGCGATCGGTCAGTTTCAGCCCGGAAATGCAGGGGGACCTAATTCTTCAACCGGCACTACGGGTGATAGCCTTGTCAATGCATGGGATTTCGTGTTGATGATGGAAGGATCGATACTGTTTAGTTCCCGGTCAACTAGACGACTTGACCCCGATGCAGCCAGTCGCGCGAGTGCGCCGTTTGCGATCCGCGCCCATGCGGCTGGTTTCAATTCACCCGGCAAGGAAAAGTCGCAGCGGGGCGAACAATGGATGCCGATCTGGAATCGTCCCTCCACGTTACCGGAAGTTGCCGGACTGTTGGGTGACGGGCGATTGCAACTTGGGCGACAAACTGCCAACCGACCTGTGGAGGCGGTGCGAGCCATCAGTCGCTTGGGAGTAGCTCGCGGCGTTGATTCGTTCGTGCGATTTGGTTACCTGGAAAGAAACGGGCAATCAACCCTGGCGGTTCCGCTGGGTAGGATATCTGTGCGGCAGCATCCGCACAGTCATTTGATCGACAATATCGCCTCCTGGATGGGGCGACTGGAACGTCGGTCTCGCGACAAACACGCTCCAGCCCGACTTGCAGACGGCGAGCGATTGCTGGCCGATTCTGTCATCGCGGCACTTACTCATGACACTTCCTCCGAACGCTGGCAGCAGGTTTTGCGAGCAGCGGTATCCATCGAAATGATGCAGGCCAGCGGAACCGCCATTGATGTGGGACCAATCCCACCATTGAATCCGCAGTGGATCAATGTGATTGGTTTTGATCACTCGCCCGAGGTCCGTCTGGCGGTCGCACTCGGAAGCGCAGCCGCAGGCTACTCCAAAGGCTCACGAGCGATTGATCCCGTTCGACATCACTTTCTCCCGTTGCAGC comes from the Pirellulaceae bacterium genome and includes:
- the csx17 gene encoding type I-U CRISPR-associated protein Csx17, whose product is MSHHLHKLTGCSPAPLANYLKALGILRLVAEQADAEARGWWQDECFCLLTRLSRKELELFFLNDYRPTPIISPWNKGSGFFKANDPGLSPIEQSSAPRFSEYRMGIADARKLLDSVALADSVIRAIKARTKTNKSFQTEEQRNILAESDTYRQTLDVIRGLQSKPELSESERSDVENELNTLRGIVARAERPATKTEAEQLKASAAYKRLLAAADRKFKKLKATLIPDCRKSWRGRHASWISAAVVLDEDGTPRWPSLLGTGGNDGNLDFTNNLMQIFCSLFDPESLEGQFRPKADKLLFNSLWLSPANQLEPNAIGQFQPGNAGGPNSSTGTTGDSLVNAWDFVLMMEGSILFSSRSTRRLDPDAASRASAPFAIRAHAAGFNSPGKEKSQRGEQWMPIWNRPSTLPEVAGLLGDGRLQLGRQTANRPVEAVRAISRLGVARGVDSFVRFGYLERNGQSTLAVPLGRISVRQHPHSHLIDNIASWMGRLERRSRDKHAPARLADGERLLADSVIAALTHDTSSERWQQVLRAAVSIEMMQASGTAIDVGPIPPLNPQWINVIGFDHSPEVRLAVALGSAAAGYSKGSRAIDPVRHHFLPLQRGARQFNTSDSRLVNDPRVVVSGRDPIADCAAIVQRRLIEAAAKGERRLPLVSAFGCAARLSDLALLLCGHVDLQQTLELARALMAIKWDKFDFKQLPIVPQPGFVAIPEAWLAIRMACLPMPLPSGQKIPVEPSMVNRLVSGDGCSATQIAIQRLRSAGIRPPLQAGFTDAATARLWAAALVFPLDRRAVSTCLHTLDPSQKEKSYV